CAATCTTTCGGTGTTCATCAACTACACCGATCGGTCCAAGCTGATGGCCGAGGATCAGGACTTCACCGCGACCGACGACCTGCGGTCGTTCTTCGCGCAGTATCCGGGCTTCGAGACGTCCAGTGTGCCGGACGGGCGGTCGTCGCACACGCCGTGGGGCACGATGACCCTGCCGGGATCGACCACGGCCCTGCGGCCGCGCTATTTCGGCACGGTCATTGCCACGGCGGCCGGCGCCTTCCGCATCCAGCCCGAAAGCTTCGGCTGTGACGGCGCGCCGCTGCCCGGAGACATCTGCCTGATTTCCGGTGCCCCGGCCTATAACAGCACCAACCGTGAAATGCGGTACGACACGCGCAACGGGACCACGGTCCGGTCGTCGATCGAGCGCGTCAATGTCTTTGTCAGCGGCCACTATGAGCTGACGTCTTCGATCGAGGCCTTCGGCGAGTTCGGCCTCTATGCCGCCGAAAGCCATGCCATCCAGCCGCCGGTGATCAATCTGAACGCCCTGTGGATTCCGGCCAGCAACTACTGGAATCCGTTCGGGCCGGTGACCTTTGCGGATGGATCGGTCAACCCGAACCGCCTGCCGGGTCTGACCAATGTGCCGGTCGGTGGCCTGCCTGTTCGACTGGGGAACTATCGCTTCGTCGATGCCGGCTTCCAGGACGTGATCGTCGAGAACTATCAGGCGCGCATCCTGGGGGGCCTGCGCGGTGAATGGCGCGGGTTCGATTGGGAAACGGCGCTGCTGTATTCCGAGGCTGAGGCCAAGGACACCTCGCCCAACATCAATATGACGGCGCTGCAGGCACAGCTGGCCCTGTCCACGCCTGATGCCTACAATCCGTTCAGCGGCGGCTGCATCGACACGCCCAGCTTTGGCGACTGCACGCCATCGTCCCAGGCGGCGATCGACGCCATCACCTTTGACCTGCAGCGGACATCGCGAACGACCCTGACCCTGGTCGATTTCAAGATGAGCCGGAACGATCTGTTTGTCCTTCCGGGTGGTCCGGTCGGGGTCGCTATGGGGGTGGAGTTCCGCCACGAAACCCAGTCTGACGACCGGGACGAAAACCTCGACGGTACCTTCACCTTCGTCGACATGGTGACCGGAGCGACCAATCTATCGAATACCGCCGCCGTCAGTCCCAATCCGGACACCGAAGGCGAGCGCGACGTCGCGGGAGCATTCGTCGAGTTCGCGGTGCCGCTCGTCTCGCCCGAGATGAACATTCCGCTGATCCGGAGCATCGACGTACAGCTGGCCGGACGGTTCGAGCACTATTCGGACTTCGGCTCTGTGGCCAAGCCCAAGATCGCCGTGGCCTGGGACGTGATCGACGGCCTGCGGATCCGGGGCTCCTATTCGGAGGGCTTCCGCGCGCCGAACCTGGAGCAGGTCAACGCCACCCAGTACGCGCGTCTGGCGACCAATCTGGACTATGTCCGTTGCGAAGCTGACCTGCGGGCCGGCCGGATCGCCAACTTCAGCGCCTGTACGCGAACGGCCAGTGCCTCTCTGCTCATCGCGGGCAATCCGGAACTGGAGCCGGAAGAAAGCACCAACCAGTCTTATGGTCTGGTGTTCCAGCCGACCTTCCTGCCGGAATCCTGGGGCGACTTCACGTTCACGGTCGATCGCTGGAAGATCGAGCAGGAGAAGATCGTCGGCCTGCTGGGTGCCCAGACGGCTCTTGCTCTGGACTATCTGAACCGGGTCAACGGCGGCTCGAACCCCAATGTCGTGCGCGAAGCTCCGAATGCGGACGACATTGCCTTCTTCGACGGTACGGGTCTGACCCCCGTCGGGGCAGTGGTGTCGATCAGCGACCGGTTCGTGAACCTGTTGCCCCAGACGGTCGAGGGGGTCGACTTCGGCTTCGCCTGGTCCAAGCGGCGGACCGAATGGGGCACGTTCAACGTGCGTCTGAATGCATCGCAGATGCTGGAGTATTCTCGCGCACCCGGCGACGTCGTCGACAGCCTGTATGCAGCGCGCGATGCCGGGACGATCAACGCCCTGACGCCGCTGCCGGACTCCAGACAATTGATCGCCCAGAACGGACGCCCCGAATGGCGGGTGCAGGCCAATATCAACTGGAGCATGGGCCCCTGGCGTGTCGGACTGACCGGCAACTACACCAGCGAGATCGAGCAGACCTCGCTGCTGAGCGACACCGGGCAGCCGTGGGTAGTCGAGGACCAGCTGGTCTGGAATCTGTATGGCCAGTACGAGTTCGAGGATGCCGGATGGGCCTCCGACACCCGGGTTCGCCTGGGCGTGCGCGACCTGACCGACGAAGGCCCGCCGCTGGCTGACGGCGGTTACCTGGGCTCCGTCTATCGCCCCTACGGCCGCTACTGGTACGCGGCGGTCACGCGGTCGTTCTGAGGCAGGGAGACGGGCGATGAGAAAAGCGGCGGCACCGGCCATCCTGACCTTGGCAGTCCTTGCGGCACCTGCCGTCGCTGCCCAGGAACCGGCACCGCTGCAGCCCATCGCCTGTCCCGACAGCGTCAGCGCGGGCACCCTCTGCCTGTCGGGTCAGGATGAAAATGGAGCGTGGTATGTCATCGCCATGCCCGCAAACTGGAACCGGCGGCTGGTCGTCCATGCCCATGGCGGGCCGCGCACCGGCACGCCGGAGGCCGCGGACCCTCTGGAGGATTTGGATCGTTTCGCGGTCATGGTCAGAGCCGGCTATGCCTGGATCGGATCGACCTATCGCCGCGGCGGCTATGGCGTGCGGATGGCAGCGGAGGACACGGACAACAGTCGTCAGGTCTTCTGGGCTCAGTTCGGACGCCCCGAGCGGACGATCCTGCATGGCCAGTCTTGGGGCGGGAACGTCGCGGCCAAGGCGGCGGAACTGTATGCCTTGGATATTGATGGGCAGCGCAACTACGACGGCGTGCTGATGACCAATGGCCTGCTGTTTGGCGGCACGCGCGCCTATGGGTTTCGGGCGGATCTGAGGGCCGTTTACAACTTCTATTGCCGCAATCATCCGGGTCCGGACGAAACGCCCTATCCGGTCTGGCAGGGGCTGCCGCTGGACAGCGACCTGAGCCGGGCCGACCTGAGGCGCAGGGTGGAAGCCTGCACAGGGATCGATCGCCCCGCCGCCCGGCGTACGTCTGAACAGGCGTCGCGCCTGAAGGACATCCTGGCCGTGACCGGTGTGGCGGAGGCGCAGTTGGTGGCCCACCTGTCGTGGGCGACCTTCCTGTTTCAGGACCTGGTGCAGCGCAGGCTGGGCGGCCGAAATCCTTTCGACAACAGCCAGACTGTTTACGTCGGATCCAGTGACGATGCGGCGCTGAACGCCGGCGTCGAGCGGTTCAGGGCCGATCCCCAGGCGGTGGCGCAGCTCGCCTATGACGCCGATCTGTCGGGGCTGATTGTGCTGCCGACCGTGACCATGCACGCCCTGTATGATCCGACCGTGGCCTTTGCGGCAGAGACCGCCTATGCCCGGACGGTCGAACAGGCGGGGCGCGGGCACCTGCTGGTGCAGGTGGCGACCGATGAGGCCGACCACAGTCGGCTGACCGACGCAGGATACATCACCAGCCTGAAAGCGCTGGAAGCGTGGATCGACACCGGCGTGGCCCCGCATCCCCACGTCTTCCAGCCCGCCTGTCTGGCTCTGAACCCGCCCGCAGGCCAGTGCCGGTTCGTGCCGGTACCTTCGCCGGTCAGCCCTTCAGGAGATCCAGGGCCCCCTGGATGAGGGCGCGGTGATTTAGACGGGCGGCATCGACATCACCGCTCAGAACCGCGTCGGCAACGGCCCGATGTTCAGCAACCGAGGCCAGCCTGACGCCCTTTCGCGCATTGGTCCGGCGGATGGAGAAGCGCAGCGCCGTCTCCACGAACTCGGTCAGCTGCTGGAAAAAGCGATTGTTGCTGGCGTCCAGTATGGCGACGTGAAAGGCGATATCGGACAGCAGGGGATCGTCTTCGCCACGTTCTGCGGCCTCCATCCGGGCGATCGCGTCGCGCAGGGCCTGCTGCTGGGCCGGACTGGCGTGAAGCGCGGCCATGGCGGCGGCTTCCGGCTCTATCCCAAGACGCATCTGGGTGAACTGGACCAGCAAACCGTTGTCGAACTTGCGCTCCAGCAGCCAGCCCAGCACATCCGGATCCAACATGTTCCAGCGCTCTTCCGACTGGATGTGGGTGCCGTGTCGCGGGCGGGCCGTCAGCAGGCCCTTGGCCGTCAGCATCTTGACCGCCTCGCGAAGCACCGGGCGGCTGACGCCATAGCGACGGCACAGCTCGCTCTCGACCGGGAAGGGGTTCTGCACACCATAGGCATGGGTCACGATCTGCCGACCCAGGTCCTGAACGAGGCTGTAGGTCAGGTTGCGCCCGGTATCGACCTGAAAGCCGTCGCCCCGTGGCCGTCCGCGACCGACCTTGCTGGCGGGCTTGCCGCTGATGGTGCCGGTCGCAGTGCCGGCGGGGCTTGCTCCCACAGGCAGGTCTGACGGCGTCGCGGTCATTGTGCAGCGTGCCACGCGGCGACGAAGGCTTCGGCCTGACGCGCAACGTCGACGGCAGCGCGGCCTGGCCTGTAGAGCGCCGATCCGATCCCGAACCCGTCCGCCCCGCCGGATCGCCATTGGGACAGGGTCCCCGGGTCCACCCCACCGACGGCATACAGGGGGACGTCACTGGGCAGCACGGCCTTCAGGGCCTTAAGGCCCGCAGGCCCGGCCACCTCGGCCGGAAACAGTTTCAGTCCGTCGGCACCGGCGGCGAGGGCGACGAAGGCTTCGGTGGGCGTGAACACGCCGGGCAGGCAGACCATGCCACGGGTCTTGGCATGGGCGATGACGGCGGGATCGGTATTGGGCGAGACGATCAGCCTGCCACCGGCCCGGGCCACGTCGTCGACGGCGTCGGTCGTCAGCACAGTGCCCGCCCCGACCAGCATCCGGTCGCCGAAGCGCTCGGCCAACAGAGCAATGCTGTCCAGAGGCTCAGGCGAGTTCAGCGGAACCTCCAGGCAACGAAAGCCGGAGTGGAACAAGGCCTCACCGATGGCCAGCGCTTCGTCAGGTTTCAGGCCGCGCAATATGGCGATGAGGGGCAGGGCGCTCAGGTGTGGGTCGATCATGGACGTGCGTTCCAGATGTGGGCCAGGCCGCGGCAGACGGCCTGATCGCCGTCGATGACCTCCACCGCCTGATACCCCGCCTGAGCCAGGGCCGAAGCATAGAGGGAGGTCAGTTCGGGATTACCGACCAGTCGAACCGGAGAAAAGCCGAAACGCGCCATGCCGGCGGCCACTTCGGCCCCGATCAAAAGTCCCGAAAGGCGCGAGGCGGCATCGATCGTGGCCAAGCGGCCGTCCAGGGACTGTACCCGCACTGAAAACAGCGCCTCTGCCAGGGGACGTCCCTGCAACATGTCCTCAACGCCTTGTCGAAATGCGTCACCCGGCTGGGCCTTCGAGCCGATCGCGTGGCGCAGAACCGACTGGGACGACAGCAGGCCGTACAGTTCGCCCGTCATGAAGGTCTGGAGGTCGAGGATGCGCGGCCCATCGGTGCGGATCCATTTGGAGTGCGTGCCCGGACAGACCAGCAGCCCGGGACCGGGCGCTGCGGCCCCGATCGCCTGAGTTTCTTCGCCGCGTGCGACATCTGCCAGACGGCCCTGCGGGTCACGGGCAGCAATACCCGGCACAATCAGGACCCTGCGGCTTGCCGGTGCCAGGATCAGCCTATCCCCCAGAGAAGGAGGGGCGGCGGGCAATGAGACGTAAGGAGCCTCGATCCAGCCTTGGCGCGCACCGACCATGCCACATGCCAGCACCGGCAGATCGGTCGGCCAACCCTGCAGGATGCCCTCCAGGGTGGATGCGAAGTCAGCGGGGTCCAGACCGCTCATACCACGGGCAGAACTGCGCGCTTCAAGGGACTGACCCTCCGCCGTCAGCAGCCAGGCACGCAGATTGGTGGTGCCCCAGTCAATGCCGATGAAGGCCGCTTCCATCGCCATTCGCCAATCCGCCCAAGCCCATGCCGGGACAATCTAGCAGCGACATTAATATGATAAAAGGATTGACCTGCTCGGGGAGCTGGCCCTAGCCTCGACCCAAGGATCGAGAGCGCCCGGTCAGGGGGCCCGAGGGGAGGCTGTGTTGGAACTGACCCGCAAGGCGATGTTGTCCGGGCTGCTGGCAGGTGCCGTCGCCGGCTGCGCGCGCTCCGCACCAGGGCTGAAGATCGGTTTCATCGTCAAAAACCCCGAAGAGCCCTGGTTTCAGGACGAGTGGCGGTTTGCCGACATGGCCGCGCGACAGAACGGCTTCACCGTCTTGAAGATCGGTGCCATGGACGGGGATCGTGTCCTGACCGCCATCGACAATCTGGCGGCCAAGAATGCCGCCGGCTTCATCATCTGTGCTCCGGATACCCGCTTGGGACCGGCGATTGAGCAGCGGGCGCGCGTCAACGATCTGAAGGTCATGTCGGTCGACGATCGGCTGGTTGATGCACGGGGCAGACCGATCGAGAACATTCCGCACGTCGGCATATCTGCCGCGGACATCGGTGCTCTGGCCGGTCGCATGGCGGTGGAGGAGGCGGTTCGCCGTGGCTGGCCCCTGTCGGAAACCGGCATACTCAGGGTGAGCTTCGACGGGCTGGAAACGGCGCGGGAGCGGACGTCAAACGGCCGAGATGCCGCCGTTGCGGCGGGCGTGCCTGTCGGCAATGTCCACGACGCGCCCCAGCGCACCACCGACACCGAGGGCGGGTTCAATGCTGCCAGTCCGGTGCTGACGCGCGCAGCAATGCTCAAGCGCTGGATCGTCCTGGGCATGAACGATGAATCGGTGCTGGGCGGGGTCCGGGCAGCCGAGCAGCTGGGCCTTCCGGCGCAGGATATCATCGGCATCGGCATCGGTGGGTCAGGGTCCGCAGAGGCGGAATTCTCAAAGCCCGCGCTGACCGGCTTCTACGGCTCTATCCTGCTGAGTCCTCGCCGGCACGGGTTCGACACCAGCCTGGCCATGTATCGCTGGGTGACCGAGGGGGTGCGGCCAGCGCCCGTCACCTTCACGGAAGGTCTACCTATGGAGCGGTCCAACTGGCGTACGCTGCTGGCAGCGCAAAAGGCATGAGCGCGCGGATTTCCTTCAGCCGGGTGGGCAAGCGGTTTCCAGGTGTGAAGGCCCTGGACGACGTGTCTTTCACAGTCGAGGCCGGAGAGATCCGGGCCCTGATGGGCGAGAATGGCGCGGGTAAGTCGACCCTGCTCAAGATCCTGGCCGGCGAACATCGACCGGACGCGGGCGATATCTGCATCGACGGGCAGCCGGTGGCATTGGGCTCGCCGCGCGCCTCGGCAGCAGCGGGCGTGGCGGTCATTCATCAGGAACTTCACCTCGCTCCTGACATGACGGTCGCCGAGAACCTGACCCTTGGCATCATGCCGTCGCGGGCGGGCCTCCTGGATCGCAAGTCCATGCGGGCCAGGGCACGCTCTGTGTTGGCCCGGCTGGGCGAGCCGATCGATCCCGATGCTCGCCTCGGCGACCTGTCGATCGGCAAGCGACAGGTGGTCGAGATCGGCAAGGCGCTGTTGCGCGACGCCCGGATCATCGCCTTTGACGAGCCGACCTCCAGCCTGTCCTCCCGTGAGACCGACGCCCTGCTGGCCGTTATCCGGGACCTGAAAAGCGAGGGCCGGGCAATCCTGTACGTCAGCCATCGCATGGAGGAGGTGTTCCGGCTGTGCGACAGCCTGACGGTGCTTCGTGATGGGCGCCTGGCCGGCGACCACGCCAGACTATCGGACGTGACCGAAGACGCCCTGATCCGCGAAATGGCCGGGCGGCGAATAGAGGACGTCTATGGTTACACGTCTCGGCCGCTGGGCGAGCCGGTGGTCCAGGTCGAGGGCCTGACTGGCAAGGGGCTATCGGCCCCCGTCAGCTTTACCGCGTACCGAGGCGAGATCCTGGGTTTCTTCGGCCTGATCGGAGCCGGACGGACGGATCTGCTGAAGCTGTTGTTTGGTGCCGTGCCGCGGACGGGCGGGCGGATCGCCATTCGCGGCCAGACCTGCAACTTCGATCATCCGCGCCGAGCCATCGCCGGAGGCTTGGCCCTGCTGCCAGAGGACCGCAAGGACGAGGGGATTGTGCCCCTGGCCTCGGTGCGGGAAAACATCGCCCTGGCATGGCGCAATCTGAGCCGCCGCAGCCCCGTGCTGGCCGCAGCGACCGAGGCCGAGGCGGCGCGCGATCACATCGCCTCACTGAGGATCAAGACCGCCTCACCCGAGATCGCTATCGCCACTCTGTCCGGGGGCAATCAGCAGAAAGCGATCCTGGCCCGGTGGCTGAGCGCCGATGCCGACATTTTCCTGATGGATGAGCCGACGCGCGGGATCGACATCGGTGCCCGAAGCGAAATCTATGCCTTGATGCATCGCCTGGCCCAGGCCGGAAAGACCCTGATCGTGGTGTCCAGCGACCTCCCCGAAGTGATGGGCGTGTCTGATCGGATTGTGGTG
The genomic region above belongs to Brevundimonas vitisensis and contains:
- a CDS encoding TonB-dependent receptor domain-containing protein, yielding MRFTQRDLLFGGTALMAVMAVAGSALAQEAVITATPQDPDGEATSVDELVVVGSQIRGASTTAALPVVVLDAEQIAATGATSGDDLFRSIPQMGDVLFDSANNPQTSNSARGDVNSVNLRSLGVGNTLVLLNGRRLVQHPTSQGTSDSGTVPVLSYNSNAIPVSGLERLEVLLDGAAAIYGADAVAGVVNTVLRDDIDGLTISTQYGGAEGTEFTEFETNIFAGRDFDRGNLSVFINYTDRSKLMAEDQDFTATDDLRSFFAQYPGFETSSVPDGRSSHTPWGTMTLPGSTTALRPRYFGTVIATAAGAFRIQPESFGCDGAPLPGDICLISGAPAYNSTNREMRYDTRNGTTVRSSIERVNVFVSGHYELTSSIEAFGEFGLYAAESHAIQPPVINLNALWIPASNYWNPFGPVTFADGSVNPNRLPGLTNVPVGGLPVRLGNYRFVDAGFQDVIVENYQARILGGLRGEWRGFDWETALLYSEAEAKDTSPNINMTALQAQLALSTPDAYNPFSGGCIDTPSFGDCTPSSQAAIDAITFDLQRTSRTTLTLVDFKMSRNDLFVLPGGPVGVAMGVEFRHETQSDDRDENLDGTFTFVDMVTGATNLSNTAAVSPNPDTEGERDVAGAFVEFAVPLVSPEMNIPLIRSIDVQLAGRFEHYSDFGSVAKPKIAVAWDVIDGLRIRGSYSEGFRAPNLEQVNATQYARLATNLDYVRCEADLRAGRIANFSACTRTASASLLIAGNPELEPEESTNQSYGLVFQPTFLPESWGDFTFTVDRWKIEQEKIVGLLGAQTALALDYLNRVNGGSNPNVVREAPNADDIAFFDGTGLTPVGAVVSISDRFVNLLPQTVEGVDFGFAWSKRRTEWGTFNVRLNASQMLEYSRAPGDVVDSLYAARDAGTINALTPLPDSRQLIAQNGRPEWRVQANINWSMGPWRVGLTGNYTSEIEQTSLLSDTGQPWVVEDQLVWNLYGQYEFEDAGWASDTRVRLGVRDLTDEGPPLADGGYLGSVYRPYGRYWYAAVTRSF
- a CDS encoding FadR/GntR family transcriptional regulator; this encodes MTATPSDLPVGASPAGTATGTISGKPASKVGRGRPRGDGFQVDTGRNLTYSLVQDLGRQIVTHAYGVQNPFPVESELCRRYGVSRPVLREAVKMLTAKGLLTARPRHGTHIQSEERWNMLDPDVLGWLLERKFDNGLLVQFTQMRLGIEPEAAAMAALHASPAQQQALRDAIARMEAAERGEDDPLLSDIAFHVAILDASNNRFFQQLTEFVETALRFSIRRTNARKGVRLASVAEHRAVADAVLSGDVDAARLNHRALIQGALDLLKG
- a CDS encoding 2-dehydro-3-deoxy-6-phosphogalactonate aldolase, with translation MIDPHLSALPLIAILRGLKPDEALAIGEALFHSGFRCLEVPLNSPEPLDSIALLAERFGDRMLVGAGTVLTTDAVDDVARAGGRLIVSPNTDPAVIAHAKTRGMVCLPGVFTPTEAFVALAAGADGLKLFPAEVAGPAGLKALKAVLPSDVPLYAVGGVDPGTLSQWRSGGADGFGIGSALYRPGRAAVDVARQAEAFVAAWHAAQ
- a CDS encoding 2-dehydro-3-deoxygalactonokinase, which codes for MAMEAAFIGIDWGTTNLRAWLLTAEGQSLEARSSARGMSGLDPADFASTLEGILQGWPTDLPVLACGMVGARQGWIEAPYVSLPAAPPSLGDRLILAPASRRVLIVPGIAARDPQGRLADVARGEETQAIGAAAPGPGLLVCPGTHSKWIRTDGPRILDLQTFMTGELYGLLSSQSVLRHAIGSKAQPGDAFRQGVEDMLQGRPLAEALFSVRVQSLDGRLATIDAASRLSGLLIGAEVAAGMARFGFSPVRLVGNPELTSLYASALAQAGYQAVEVIDGDQAVCRGLAHIWNARP
- a CDS encoding substrate-binding domain-containing protein, translating into MELTRKAMLSGLLAGAVAGCARSAPGLKIGFIVKNPEEPWFQDEWRFADMAARQNGFTVLKIGAMDGDRVLTAIDNLAAKNAAGFIICAPDTRLGPAIEQRARVNDLKVMSVDDRLVDARGRPIENIPHVGISAADIGALAGRMAVEEAVRRGWPLSETGILRVSFDGLETARERTSNGRDAAVAAGVPVGNVHDAPQRTTDTEGGFNAASPVLTRAAMLKRWIVLGMNDESVLGGVRAAEQLGLPAQDIIGIGIGGSGSAEAEFSKPALTGFYGSILLSPRRHGFDTSLAMYRWVTEGVRPAPVTFTEGLPMERSNWRTLLAAQKA
- the araG gene encoding L-arabinose ABC transporter ATP-binding protein AraG, whose product is MSARISFSRVGKRFPGVKALDDVSFTVEAGEIRALMGENGAGKSTLLKILAGEHRPDAGDICIDGQPVALGSPRASAAAGVAVIHQELHLAPDMTVAENLTLGIMPSRAGLLDRKSMRARARSVLARLGEPIDPDARLGDLSIGKRQVVEIGKALLRDARIIAFDEPTSSLSSRETDALLAVIRDLKSEGRAILYVSHRMEEVFRLCDSLTVLRDGRLAGDHARLSDVTEDALIREMAGRRIEDVYGYTSRPLGEPVVQVEGLTGKGLSAPVSFTAYRGEILGFFGLIGAGRTDLLKLLFGAVPRTGGRIAIRGQTCNFDHPRRAIAGGLALLPEDRKDEGIVPLASVRENIALAWRNLSRRSPVLAAATEAEAARDHIASLRIKTASPEIAIATLSGGNQQKAILARWLSADADIFLMDEPTRGIDIGARSEIYALMHRLAQAGKTLIVVSSDLPEVMGVSDRIVVMREGAVAGLFDRAEATPEILLRHALPDAGRRAS